A stretch of the Argentina anserina chromosome 6, drPotAnse1.1, whole genome shotgun sequence genome encodes the following:
- the LOC126798632 gene encoding transmembrane E3 ubiquitin-protein ligase FLY2-like has protein sequence MGTLRILGLLIKLRFLFWLLSAALLLSPPPVAGLRPLRERARSWGDEWLFVRKDESEFGPFSAWNITGTYRGTWKFPDSANSSSRFPEFRKSSGSSVIELVSTQTKITGVHYVQGVIIFHDVFDNDHNVGGVQIRVEGVFIWPFRQLRMVANSGKEGDSNQEEDYFMSNPYHMLGAFSSQVFQESPRDKLWKKKHSPIYEMEKHCNIEIAGQISRVSSAHNDGDRDRYQIEGLMESPAVDDDGDCFSPLILNATSINVEVYYSKAVNYTLMVTFISFLQVLLLIRQMEHSNTQSGAAKVSIVMIGQQAIMDAYLCLLHLTAGILVESLFNAFATAAFFKFVVFSIFEMRYLLAIWKASRPTNSGEGWETMRRELSVLYSRFYGILLGGILVMYEFHNFLRPILLLMYSFWIPQIITNVIRDSRKPLHPHYILGITVTRLAIPLYIFGCPDNFMRIEPDKIWCICLSLFLGLQASILLLQHYLGSRWFIPRQILPEKYSYHRRSDQDTNHTTDCVICMTGIDLTQRSDDCMVTPCDHFFHSGCLQRWMDIKMECPTCRRPLPPA, from the exons ATGGGCACTCTCCGGATATTAGGGTTGTTGATCAAGCTGAGGTTTCTCTTCTGGTTGCTCTCTGCTGCTCTGCTGCTTTCTCCGCCGCCGGTGGCCGGCCTCCGACCGTTAAGGGAACGGGCTCGCTCCTGGGGCGATGAG TGGCTTTTTGTGAGAAAAGATGAAAGTGAATTCGGACCATTTTCCGCGTGGAATATAACAGGAACTTATAGAG GGACTTGGAAGTTCCCTGATTCTGCAAATAGCTCATCCAGATTTCCGGAATTCAGGAAATCCAGTGGCAGTTCTGTTATTGAATTAGTTAGCACACAAACAAAAATAACGGGCGTACATTATGTGCAG GGTGTGATTATCTTCCATGATGTGTTTGACAATGATCACAATGTGGGGGGCGTCCAAATCAGAGTGGAAGGTGTATTTATATGGCCGTTTAGACAGCTTCGAATGGTAGCTAATAG TGGAAAAGAGGGAGACTCAAACCAAGAGGAAGATTATTTTATGTCGAACCCATATCACATG CTTGGAGCTTTCTCTTCCCAAGTCTTTCAAGAATCTCCACGAGATAAGCTATGGAAGAAAAAACATT CACCAATTTATGAAATGGAGAAACACTGTAATATAGAAATTGCTGGCCAAATTTCACGTGTATCATCTGCCCATAATG ATGGAGATCGTGATCGTTACCAGATAGAAGGTTTGATGGAGAGTCCTGCAGTAGATGATGATGGAGATTGCTTCTCACCCTTGATTTTAAATGCTACTTCTATTAACGTGGAGGTCTACTATAGTAAAGCAGTTAACTATaccttgatggtcaccttt ATCTCCTTCCTACAAGTTCTTCTCTTAATTCGGCAAATGGAACATAGCAACACTCAGTCG GGGGCTGCCAAAGTTTCGATTGTAATGATTGGCCAACAGGCTATCATGGATGCTTATCTCTGCCTTCTACACTTGACAGCAGGAATACTGGTTG AATCTTTGTTCAATGCTTTTGCCACCGCTGcgtttttcaaatttgttGTCTTCTCAATATTTGAGATGAGAtatcttcttgccatatggaaAGCAAGTAGGCCTACAAATAGTGGAGAAGGGTGGGAGACGATGAGGCGTGAGCTTTCAGTTTTATACAGCCGTTTCT ATGGAATTCTCCTGGGAGGTATTCTGGTCATGTACGAATTCCATAACTTCCTGAGACCTATTCTCCTCCTTATGTACTCCTTTTGGATACCTCAAATAATCACCAATGTTATCCGTGATTCAAGAAAACCCTTGCACCCTCATTACATCTTAGGCATAACTGTTACTCGGCTAGCGATCCCGTTATACATATTTGGGTGCCCTGACAACTTCATGCGAATTGAGCCTGACAAGATTTGGTGTATATGTTTGAGTTTATTTCTTGGACTGCAAGCAtcaattcttcttctccagcattatctaGGCTCTCGGTGGTTCATTCCGCGTCAG ATTCTACCCGAAAAATATAGCTACCATAGAAGGTCTGATCAGGATACAAATCACACCACAGACTGTGTCATTTGCATGACTGGAATTGATCTCACACAGCGTTCAGATGATTGCATG GTGACACCGTGTGATCATTTCTTTCATTCGGGTTGTTTACAAAGGTGGATGGATATAAAGATGGAGTGTCCAACTTGTCGGCGTCCACTGCCCCCTGCCTGA